In Castor canadensis chromosome 6, mCasCan1.hap1v2, whole genome shotgun sequence, the genomic window GTACAGCACGAAGGGCGAGTTGTCATTGGCGTCCAGCACCAGCAGGCGCACGAGCGCCTGGCTGCTGAGCGCGGGCGAGCCGCGGTCGGCGGCGCCCACGCGGAACTCCAAGGCCTGCAGGGCCTCGTAGTCCAGAGGCCTCAGGGCGAACAGCTGCCCGCTGTCCGCGTCGATGGCCACGAGCGAGGCGAGGGCCAGGTGCGGCTCTGGGGGCGGCAGCAGCGAGTAGGTGAGCTGGGCGTTGGTGCCCGCGTCCCTGTCTGTGGCGCTCACGCTGCCTATGTGCAGGCCGGGGCCGTTGTTCTCGCGCACCCGCAGGGTGTAGGAGGTGTGCGTGAAGGCCGGGGCGTTGTCGTTCACGTCGGACACCTGCACGCTTATGCTGTGCTCCGTTTGCAGCCTGGGAGTCCCCATGTCTGAAACCGTGATGGTGATGTTGTACTGAGATGTGCTCTCTCTGTCTAGTGGACCCTCTGTTACTAGAGTGTAGAAATTTTCTACAGATTGCTTCAGTATGAAGGGGAGATTGTCCTGGATGGAGCACACCATTTTCCCATTGTCTGCAGAGTCTGGGTCTGAAATTCCAAAAATGGCGACCACAATTTCCTGGGAGTTTTCTGGAATGTCACTGATAAGCGATGACATGGTCAATTCTGGGGCGTTGTCGTTAATGTCCATCACTTCTAGAGCTACAGTGCATTTTCCAGAAAGACCTCCACCGTCTGTGGCCTGAATTTCCATGCGGTATAATCGAATATCCTCAAAATCCAACtgtttttttaatctaatttctCCTGTTCCTCTATTTATTTCAAAAGCCTGATTGACTTGACTTGAGGATTGGAAAAATGAGTAGCTGAGCTCTCCGTGAATCCCAGCATCTAAATCTCTAGCTGACACGGTGACGATAAGGGAACCCATAGGGCTGTTCTCTGGGACCTTCACTTCATAGAGCCCCTGAACAAATTCAGGAGCATTGTCATTGATATCCAAGACCACAATGAGAACCTGGGAAGCTCCTGATTTGGGCGGTGACCCACCATCCTGTGCCCTTAGTGTTAATCTGAGCTCAGGCTGCTCCTCATGGTCCAGCACTCTGTCAAGCACCAACTCAGGGTATTTCCTGCCATCGCTGTGAATGCGGGTGAGAAGGTGGAAATGGGAGTTGGTGCTTATCGTGTAGTTCTGAACTGTGTTGCTACCTACGTCCAAATCTTGAGctattttcaaaggaaacatgGCTCCTGGAGGGGTGCTTTCCACGATTTTAAGAAGGATTTCATTTTCTAAGAATTCTGGAGCATGGTCATTTACATCTTGGAGCTGTAGTTCACCTTGAATAAACTGCACCGGGTTTTTCAGTAACACCTGGAAAGGCAGTATGCATGGATCTGTGTCCCCACACAACTCCTCCCGGTCCAATTTTTCTTTTAGGAGCAAATTCCCACTCCTCTGTTCGAGCTGCAGGTGCTGTTTGCTCCCCTTGGAAAATATCTGGGCGCCCCGCATTACCAGCT contains:
- the LOC109702599 gene encoding protocadherin beta-14-like; the protein is MLPATSYQKGKYSQVKQCKKRDEVKIIESRYLSWLQSNSFVINYCIFWTEGTMKTPLPKALQKRQVTAIVFLLILWEVGSETIKYSILEERDSGSFVGNLAKDLGLGIEELVMRGAQIFSKGSKQHLQLEQRSGNLLLKEKLDREELCGDTDPCILPFQVLLKNPVQFIQGELQLQDVNDHAPEFLENEILLKIVESTPPGAMFPLKIAQDLDVGSNTVQNYTISTNSHFHLLTRIHSDGRKYPELVLDRVLDHEEQPELRLTLRAQDGGSPPKSGASQVLIVVLDINDNAPEFVQGLYEVKVPENSPMGSLIVTVSARDLDAGIHGELSYSFFQSSSQVNQAFEINRGTGEIRLKKQLDFEDIRLYRMEIQATDGGGLSGKCTVALEVMDINDNAPELTMSSLISDIPENSQEIVVAIFGISDPDSADNGKMVCSIQDNLPFILKQSVENFYTLVTEGPLDRESTSQYNITITVSDMGTPRLQTEHSISVQVSDVNDNAPAFTHTSYTLRVRENNGPGLHIGSVSATDRDAGTNAQLTYSLLPPPEPHLALASLVAIDADSGQLFALRPLDYEALQALEFRVGAADRGSPALSSQALVRLLVLDANDNSPFVLYPMQNASAPCTELLPRAAEPGYLLTKVVAVDGDSGQNAWLSYQLLKATEPGLFSVWPHNGEVRTARPLSERDAPKHRLLVLVRDNGEPPLSASVTLHVLLVDGFSQPYLPLQEAAAEQGRGDALTLHLVVALASVSSLFLLCVLVFVAVRLCRRSRAASLSGCAVSQGHFPGHLMDFSGAGTLSHSYQYEVCLAGGTRANKFKFLKPILPSFLSEGADWNPEENSNFRNNFGVN